Within the Bacteroidota bacterium genome, the region TCCCTGATGAAATTTGATTCGGGAAAAATGGATATCACCGTAAAGAACTCGATCGACATGCCTCTGCAGGTTACGATGAGTGTTAACGAGTTGAAAAAACCGGACGGATCAGCATTCAGCCAAGTGATAAATGTACCTGCAAAGGGAACAGGCACCTTCTCGATCGCAAGTCTGAAAGATTACACTCTAAATTCAGGTGGTGTTCTTAAGAATACCATTACATATTCTGCATCAGCAACAAATACTGTTCAGCCGGGAGTTGTAAATACACTTCTGAGTACAGACAGTCTGGTTTCCACTGTTTCCATGTCAAACCTCGTGATTTCGAGCATAACAGGAAAAGTGAAACCGGTGCAACTCAGAATTGTGGAGACAGACATCGGAATTAATCTGAACGATTTGCAAGGTAAATTCAGATTCGGGAAACTCGATCTTCAGGATTCTGATATAAAATTGATAGTTCAGAAAGCAACCAGTTTTGAAGTGAGGTTTACCGGTAAACTCAAGGGGACAAACGGTGTAAATACCGCTGAACTGGATCTTCCTGTATCAACACTCGGTGTGGGACAAACCACGATCAAGCTTGACCCTGTGAAGGTGGAGCAGTTTATACTCGCATTCCCGAATACTTTGCCAAATAAGATGACAGTTGTTGGCGTTACAACCCTGAATCCAAACTTTAAGGAGGGTACAGCCCAGATGATTGACTCGGTTTATGGAATTGGCAGGCTTGATTTCCCATTCCATGTTGGTATTACCAACGGTACAATTTCAGACACTGTCGCAGTAGATATCGCAGCCGGGGATACAGCCAAGCTTAACAGTTCCAATTCTGCAGATGTCACTATGGTTTTTGAGAACGGATTTGCGGCAGGTTTGAGAGTTAGTGGAAGATTTGTTGACAAAGACTATCGGACTGTAATGAACATCATACCGAAAAATGCAGGAAATGACTCTGTACTGACGATAAAGGGAGCGACTGTTGGCTCTGATGACCGGGTTATTGCTGCAGCGAAAGACAGTATCAAAATGACTCTGGTAAATGCTGACTTTAGAAACTTTACAAAAGTCAAGCATCTTATTCTTGAAATGCGGATAAATACTTCTCGAGCGAATGGACTGCCGGTCAAGTTCTATGCGCTTGATCTGTTCAAGTTACGAGCTTTCGGTAAATTCTCTTATAAAGTTGATGCAGGAAAGTAGAGGTACCACTATGAAAACTTTTAAATATTCAGTATTGGCATTGGTGATTTTCTCTTCTTTAGTTTCTGCACAGAACGGTGGGGGCATAGCCAGCAGTTCTGATCCTGTTGCCACCGCAATGGGAAAAACCATGACTGTAACTTCCCGTGGCGTATATGCATTGGGTGCCAACCCTGCACTGATAACATGGAGTGAGCCAAAAACATTTGAGTTCTCCGTAATTGGACCCATCAATATAAGAGCAGGGTTCGATTTCATGACCCTCGACGACTACAATTATTTCTTTGGTGGAACTACTGACGCCTCTGGAAAAACAACCGGCAGATATCTCACCAATGACGATGAACTCAGGTTCAGAGAATTGTTCAAGGATGAGAGCAGTATGATTGTGGGTGCTTCATTCACCATGTTTTCTGCGACATACAATGCGGGTCCTTCGATAGGTGCTTTCGGATTCAACATTACCGATCAATTCTATTCCAAAGCCGTAATTCCGGAAACATTTGCCAAACTTGCTCTGGAAGGAAATGTTCAAAATCAGTTATATGATTTTGGTGGTACGAAGTTCGGTGCCAACTGGATGAGAAAGTATGGTTTGACATATGCCAGGGATTTCAAACTGTTCAACTGGAAACAGGTCTCTGCCGGTATTACGATGAATCTGGTACACGGATACGGCTATGCCGCTATTGATTACATCAGGACCAGTTTCAGTTTCGATGCGAATAATCAGCTAACCGGAACCGGTGACTACAGAGCAATCTCTGCATTCTCGCCTGATTTTGGTATCAAGTATGATTTTGATTCAACTGATATACAAAAAGGGAAGAATTTCTTCCCCTTCCCTTCACCGGGAGGAACCGGATTTGGAATTGATCTTGGGTTTGCAGCTCAGATCAATGATAAATGGTCAATCGGACTGGCAATTACTGACATCGGTTCGATAAACTGGACACAGAAGACTGCCGAATTTAAAGCAGAAGGAGGAATCTTCCTTAATGACCTTCTCGATCAAAAACAAAGAGATTCACTAGTAAATGTTCTAAAAGGAAAAGCAAAATCGACAGGTGAATTTTCGACAGCACTCCCCGGGGCATTGAGGTTTGGAACCGCCTTCAAAACTGGTGGCAGCAGTGGTGACTGGTTATTCGCTTCCGATTTTAATTTTGGATTCAATGATCAACCCGGCAACAGTACTGCAATGAGATGGTCGATGGGTATGGAATGGAATCCAAAAGCAAGCTGGCTACCATGGTTCAGGACAGGATTCTCGGTAGGCGGTGGTACGATTGCGAGCTGGTCGTTTGGTGGAGGATTCAAAATATGGAAAATATACTTTGATGGTGCAACCTACGATTTCCAGTATCTCTTCAGCCCTTCAAAAGCTAAAAGAGTTTCGGTATCACTTGGTGCAAGATGGAGATTTGATTAAAATTTCTGACTAAAAAGATTAAAGAGGTTGTTCATTTGAGCAACCTCTTTTTTTTTGATTTTGTAAATTAAATCTGATATCCGTATATTTACAGTCTCAATTTGAAATTATTGCCCTGTGGTGTAATTGGCAACACGCCTGACTCTGGATCAGGAGAGCCCAGGTTCGACCCCTGGCGGGGCAGCAAAAGAAAAGCTCTGACGAAAGTCAGGGCTTTTTTTATGTCATTCCTGTACGAAGAGGTATTTCGATTTGAATTTTGGGGAGAAATGCAGTGTCAGATTCGCATCGATGATCAGGTAATCGGGTGCAGACGGCGAACTATCTCCATGAGTGATGAAAAGAATTGTAGCGAGGGCGTCAGATTTTTCTGAAGATTCGGCGACAACCGAAACGCTGGTGCTCCCGATGGCAGGAAATCCGGTTCGGGGATCGATGATATGATGATACCTTACACTGTTTTTCTCAAAATATCTTTCATAGTCGCCACTTGTTGCTATTGCGAGGTCAGCAATCTCAACACTGCCGATCAACTTTCCCTCATTCCTCGGGTGCTTTATCCCGATAACCCACTTCTGATTCTCATTTTTCATTCCCGATACCAGGATATCACCGCCGGCATTAAAAAGAAAAGATGTAAAACCGTACTTTTTTAATATGTCAGAAGCTCTGTCGATGGCATACCCTTTCCCGATACCACCAAGGTCAATCGACATTCCTTTACGCTGCAAAAATGCCGTGGTATCCTTTTCATTGAGTGTCAGGTTCCTGAAATTTACAAGCTGTTTGCAGGAGTCTATTTTGTTTACCTGTGGAACATCTGAGGGTTCTTCGTCTCCGTTAAAACCCCAGAGTTGCGTAAGAGGTCCGATTGTGACATCAAAAATACCTGAAGATAGAACAGAGTATTGAACCGAGCGTTTTAAAATGGAAAAGGTTTCAAACGATATTTTGACTGGTGCTTTACCGGCAGCATCATTGATTCTGGAAATTTCAGAAGAGGGAATCTGCCACGCAAGAAGTGAATCGATTCTTTCGATTTCACGGAAAGCGAGATACAAAGATTTTTTTGCTTTTTGAATATCACCGGCGAACACCTTAACATCTACTACAGTCCCGATAAGATTTTTTGAGGCATTCACCTCGTATAGGAGGGTCGTATCCTGAGCCAACAGGGAGCATGCTCCCATCCATAATAAAAAACTAATGCGAAATGGCATCAAACAGACTGCTCTGTGCTCCGTAAACAACGGCTCTTACTCTGTTGGGAATGCAGACCAGGGATTCACCGGCGATGGAGGCGGTTCCCAGTTTCATACATGTTTTGTGACCACAGGGCGCTCCAACAACTTTAATACCGGCTTTTGAGAGTTGGAACTCTGAAGCCCCTTGTGCACCTTCAACACTGAATGTAACAAGTTCATTGTTTAGTTTAATTTCTTTAACGAGGGAATTGTTGCTAAAAATCCGGATCGATTTATTTTCGTCTGAAGTATCGGCAACAGAGAGAAATCTTACAAATTTTGGATTTGTCAATTTTGCAGGCAAGCCGAGTTTGGATGATATTTCCGCCAGGAGTCCCGATTTCTGATCATGCTCCGAACGGAAGTTGACAAGTTTTCCCTTGTCGACGAAAACTATATCACCAAGAAACTCTCCAGTGAGGTCGAATTCCTCGTACTTCAGTCTTTCAGATGCTCCGGTTTTTGCGAAGAAGGACTGAGCCAGAGCTGCTGCCGCATCGGCGTCATTTGTAATAATGGCGAGGGATGATCCTGTCACAAGCTCCGCCGGTGTGAAGCTTTTTGCAATCGAAGGGAGTGAAAGTGCTCCCGCCAATAATGCTCCCGTTTTGATAAAATCTCTTCTTTTCATGAATATGATGCTCCGAAATTAAAAATTGTATTTATAACCGAGTGTGAAAATATATGCATAGAGCATTCTGTAGCGGCTGTGCCAGTCAGGCGTGGAAGTATTTCTCATATAAAAATTGAGTCCGACCGAAAGCTCTGCTGTCTCTTTCATAATCGAGTTGAGCAGAGGTATGTTTTTAAAGATGTCACTTGCAAATTTAAAGCTCAATTCAAACTCATTGCTCACTGATTCATTAAGTTTTGAATCGACAGCCATCAGTTCGACGGGTCCGGAATATTCCGGCAGGAAAAAATATGCCTTGGTCTGATTGTAGATTCTCCATCCCAAAGCCGCTCTTATATTTTTGCTGAGGTGTCTCTGATACAGGATGTTTGCAGTATTCGACGAAATATCCCAAGTGTCCCAGTAATATCTGTAGCCCAGTTGAAGTGACGAGAGTTCATCGAGAGAAAAGACTGTTCGCAGACTTGCGGCCCGTCTGTCTCTTGAATCGGGATAAGCAGGGGAGTAAAATCGCACCCTGCCCAGTTCATTAATGGCAACCACCTGATAGGCGTCATTCAGGAAACCGGTATTGTTTGAATACCAAAGGTTCATCTGCATTACCCATGCGGGTGAAATGTTTTGAGTAAGTCCTGCACTTAGGGAAATAACATTTTTATCCTTTTGCCAGTCTCTGTTATCAGGAGCGACAATATCCCAGCTCTTTACAACACCCAAAGATATAATAGTGTTTTTTAATGCAAAAGGGAGTGAAATGTCGGCCGCAATGGTTCTGGAATAGTAATCGTGCTCGGTGGAATAGATCGCATTCAGTGATGCTTTTACTTCGCCAAAAAGTTGAGTGACGCCACCTGTAAATTCATGTCTTATTTCGTCAGGGAATTTGCCCCCGCCTTCGGTTCTTCTGGAAGCGGAAGTGACACCGTCCACTCTGAAAAGACTTTTCATTGATGCAGCGGAAATCATGTCGACAAGGTACCGTCCGTTGATTGAGGTGGTGGCACCAATCTGTTTTGTAACAGAAATAACGGGATAGGCGACGAATACTCCAAAATTATCGAAATAACCGTTCAGATTGACTTGCAAATCGCTTTCGGGCAGATTCTGGCAAAATGAGAGAGTAACCAGGAGTAGGGAGATAATTAAAGCTCTAACCACAACCGCAGCCTCCGCTCTGTGCTCCCGTGCCACCGACTGACCCCTCACGATAATCGAGATGATGTTCAAAAATTCCCTTCTCAAGGGGATTCGAATCAATCATCATGACCGGGTCACCTAGCAATCCTTTTTCCCAGGGCTTCACTGTTGCGCAACCGGCAAAAAGGAGTGCTAAAAATAAAAGAGATGCGAATAAAACAGTTTTAATCTTCATTCCATTTTTCTCCATGACACTGGTAGCAGGATGGTGCAATTCTGTCTTTCCCATCTATGAATGCGGCACCTCCTTTCAGGTTCGACTGATGGCAGGAGCCACTGCTGCACCCTGAAACGGGTGAAAACGGGTCCTTGAAGCCCGGTTTGTGAAAGGCCGTTCCCAGTTTTTCTGTATGTGCGTCAAGCCCCTTGGGAAGAGTGGTTTTCTCCTCTTTCGGGAAGGGAAAATCGCATCCTGACATCATAAGCAGTGTTAGCACCAATGCCGCAAAGTAGAAAAGTTTCATAAGTTCAATAATTAATGGGGAATGGCATATTACTATTAAATACGATTTCAATTTACACAAAAAACTGAAAATAATCAATTCCGCAGAGGGTATTTTTTTATACTCAAAATAGATAATAATTTGCGGTTTTCAAGGGAGGCGGTATTCAGGTCACTCAACTGTCTCTTCTAACTGTTTTATGCTTATATTTGGCTTGTTTTATAACAATTTTACAGAAGCATGAACGAACTGATTCAATTTGGAATACTTAGTTTTGTGGCATTTTTTACGCTGATAAATCCTGTTGCCACGATGCCTGTCTTTATGACAATGACAGCATCGCTTGATGAGAAAAACAGGGCGCGGACGGCAAAGAAAGCATCGATAGCAGCATTGATAACATTGTTGCTTTTTGCATTTTCAGGGCAGTTGTTGTTTAAATTTTTCGGAATATCGGTGAACAGTTTCAGAGTGGTAGGTGGAGTCATTTTCTTTATGATGGGGATGGACATGCTTCAAGCCCGTCTTGTCACAGTAAAAATAAAAGAATCTGAAATTCGAAGCTATGTCAACGACATTTCAATTACACCGCTTGCCATACCCATGATTACCGGACCCGGCGCTATCACTACATCAATCGTTCTGATGGAACAGGCAGTCACGATAGAGATGAAGGCAGTACTCGTGCTGGTCATAGTCCTTGTTCTCCTTCTTACCTGGATCATTTTATTAAGTTCTTCGAAAATCATAAATCTACTCGGTGAAACCGGTAACAATGTTTTGATGAGATTAATGGGACTTATTGTCATGGTTATTGCAGTGGAATTTTTCTTTTCAGGATTAAAACCAATTCTGGCAGATATTCTCAACTCTAAAATATCATTGTAAATCCTGTTAACCTGGAATAATATTTAAATAATTTAGTATATTCCGCAAGGGACGATAAGTTTTTTGCGAACAATTTGTTAAGAAAGCACCCTTTCATGCTGCCGGAACATAATTAATGGGAAATTCCATTTTCCTTGGACTGGTTCAAAATACCGCACTGCTTGTGGCACTCGGTTTAATCTATAATTTGATCCGGGGTTTGAGTTTTATTCCGAACAGGTATGTCAAACAAATACTAATCGGAATATTCACAGGTGCCATCGGGATTGCGCTGATGGGAACGACCTGGGTACTGTCTGAGGGAGTTGTTTTTGATACCCGTTCAGTGTTGATATCCTTTGCAGGCTTGTTTTTTGGCACCATTCCCACTGTTATCGGGATGGTGATGCTTGCCCTTTACAGAATAAGTATGGGTGGTGATGGGGCGACCATGGGTGTGGCAGTCGTAATAGTAACAGGAACCATCGGATTAATATGGAGGCAGGTAAGAAAAGACAACCTTATTAGACTTTCCCTGGGTGAGTTGTATCTCTTCGGGCTTCTCGTTCATATCGGTATGATGGCTTGCACGATACTGTTGCCAGATGCAACAAGAATGTCAACGATTGCAAAAATCGGCATTCCGGTACTTCTCATTTATCCTGTTGGCGAAATGCTCCTCGGTTGGATGTTGATTGCGGGAGAGAAACACAATCTTACTTTAAAAGCGCTTGCTGAAAGGGAGAAAAGCTTCAGGGGACTTTTTGATACCGTAGATGAAGCCATTTTTGTGCAAAACTGCGGTGGAGAATTCCTCGATGTAAACAGGGGTGCATCAAAAATGTACGGCTACCCTCGGGAAGAGTTGATCGGGAAAAAACTCGATTTTCTTTCAGCCCCGGAACAGAATGACCTTGCATTGCTAAAAGAGAAATTGAGCAAAACATTTGAAGGAGAGCCTCAGGAACTGGAGTTTTGGGGTCTCAGGAGCAATGGAGATGTTTTTCCGAAGCTACTAAAATTTTATAAGGGTACCTTTTACGATCAGGACGCGGTTATCGGGCTTGCTCAGGATCTGACTGAAAGAAAAAAGGCAGAGATGGAGTTGATAGAAGCTAAGGAAAAGGCAGAGGAAGCCAACAAGCTGAAATCCAATTTCCTTGCTAACATGAGTCACGAACTCAGAACCCCGATGATCGGGATAATCGGATACTCCGAAATGATGATGGAGCCCGAATTCAGCGAGGAATCGAGACACATCGGTTCGATAATTTTTAACTCAGCCACAAGATTAATGCAAACCCTGAATCTTATCCTTGATCTTTCAAGAATTGAGTCGGGGAAAACAGAATTGAATTATACTGTTTTGGATATAACAGGCCTGGTTCAGGAGGTCGTCCGCCGATACGAAGCCGCTGCAAGGAACAAGGGCTTGCGAATAGGGGTAAAAACGGATCATTCAGATTTGATGTGCAGGGTGGACGCCAGGTTGTTCGACCAGATTTTGAGTAATCTGGTGGATAATGCCATCAAATTTACTCACAAAGGTGAGGTCGAAATATTCGCAGGCGAAGAGGAGTCAGAGAGTCAAAAATGGCTGACGGTGCAGGTAAGAGACACCGGAATCGGCATTTCAGAAAAGGATCAGACTCTGATCTGGGAGGAGTTCAGACAGGCGAGTGAGGGTTGGGGACGCGGTTATGAGGGCTCCGGGCTTGGTTTATCGCTGACAAAGAAATTTATAAAAATTATGGGCGGGACCGTCTCTGTCTCAAGCAGGTTGGGCTTCGGTTCCATATTTACATTCAAACTTCCGGTTGACAAAGCAATCGGAGAGACAATACTAACAGAAAAAGATGACATAGTCAATTCATCAAAAAAAGGAGTGAGTGTTGTAGCCATGAGGGAAAAGGAGAATATCATCATAATTGATGATGATGAAGTTACAATAGATGTTTCAAGAGCTTTCCTGAGAGATAATTATAATGTTGATTCAGCGGGTACAATCCAGGAAGCCCTGGAAATGATAAAAAAGAACAGGTATTCTTTGATTCTTTTGGACATTAATCTCGGGAAAGGAGTCACAGGTTTTCAGGTTCTCGATGAACTGAAAAAGATGCCTGACTACAAGGATGTTCCGGTAATCGCAGTCACTGCGTATGCAATGGTTGGCG harbors:
- a CDS encoding DUF5723 family protein, whose protein sequence is MKTFKYSVLALVIFSSLVSAQNGGGIASSSDPVATAMGKTMTVTSRGVYALGANPALITWSEPKTFEFSVIGPINIRAGFDFMTLDDYNYFFGGTTDASGKTTGRYLTNDDELRFRELFKDESSMIVGASFTMFSATYNAGPSIGAFGFNITDQFYSKAVIPETFAKLALEGNVQNQLYDFGGTKFGANWMRKYGLTYARDFKLFNWKQVSAGITMNLVHGYGYAAIDYIRTSFSFDANNQLTGTGDYRAISAFSPDFGIKYDFDSTDIQKGKNFFPFPSPGGTGFGIDLGFAAQINDKWSIGLAITDIGSINWTQKTAEFKAEGGIFLNDLLDQKQRDSLVNVLKGKAKSTGEFSTALPGALRFGTAFKTGGSSGDWLFASDFNFGFNDQPGNSTAMRWSMGMEWNPKASWLPWFRTGFSVGGGTIASWSFGGGFKIWKIYFDGATYDFQYLFSPSKAKRVSVSLGARWRFD
- a CDS encoding FAD:protein FMN transferase, with product MPFRISFLLWMGACSLLAQDTTLLYEVNASKNLIGTVVDVKVFAGDIQKAKKSLYLAFREIERIDSLLAWQIPSSEISRINDAAGKAPVKISFETFSILKRSVQYSVLSSGIFDVTIGPLTQLWGFNGDEEPSDVPQVNKIDSCKQLVNFRNLTLNEKDTTAFLQRKGMSIDLGGIGKGYAIDRASDILKKYGFTSFLFNAGGDILVSGMKNENQKWVIGIKHPRNEGKLIGSVEIADLAIATSGDYERYFEKNSVRYHHIIDPRTGFPAIGSTSVSVVAESSEKSDALATILFITHGDSSPSAPDYLIIDANLTLHFSPKFKSKYLFVQE
- a CDS encoding NusG domain II-containing protein; its protein translation is MKRRDFIKTGALLAGALSLPSIAKSFTPAELVTGSSLAIITNDADAAAALAQSFFAKTGASERLKYEEFDLTGEFLGDIVFVDKGKLVNFRSEHDQKSGLLAEISSKLGLPAKLTNPKFVRFLSVADTSDENKSIRIFSNNSLVKEIKLNNELVTFSVEGAQGASEFQLSKAGIKVVGAPCGHKTCMKLGTASIAGESLVCIPNRVRAVVYGAQSSLFDAISH
- a CDS encoding DUF3570 domain-containing protein translates to MVRALIISLLLVTLSFCQNLPESDLQVNLNGYFDNFGVFVAYPVISVTKQIGATTSINGRYLVDMISAASMKSLFRVDGVTSASRRTEGGGKFPDEIRHEFTGGVTQLFGEVKASLNAIYSTEHDYYSRTIAADISLPFALKNTIISLGVVKSWDIVAPDNRDWQKDKNVISLSAGLTQNISPAWVMQMNLWYSNNTGFLNDAYQVVAINELGRVRFYSPAYPDSRDRRAASLRTVFSLDELSSLQLGYRYYWDTWDISSNTANILYQRHLSKNIRAALGWRIYNQTKAYFFLPEYSGPVELMAVDSKLNESVSNEFELSFKFASDIFKNIPLLNSIMKETAELSVGLNFYMRNTSTPDWHSRYRMLYAYIFTLGYKYNF
- a CDS encoding DUF4266 domain-containing protein, yielding MKIKTVLFASLLFLALLFAGCATVKPWEKGLLGDPVMMIDSNPLEKGIFEHHLDYREGSVGGTGAQSGGCGCG
- a CDS encoding MarC family protein, coding for MNELIQFGILSFVAFFTLINPVATMPVFMTMTASLDEKNRARTAKKASIAALITLLLFAFSGQLLFKFFGISVNSFRVVGGVIFFMMGMDMLQARLVTVKIKESEIRSYVNDISITPLAIPMITGPGAITTSIVLMEQAVTIEMKAVLVLVIVLVLLLTWIILLSSSKIINLLGETGNNVLMRLMGLIVMVIAVEFFFSGLKPILADILNSKISL
- a CDS encoding response regulator, translated to MGNSIFLGLVQNTALLVALGLIYNLIRGLSFIPNRYVKQILIGIFTGAIGIALMGTTWVLSEGVVFDTRSVLISFAGLFFGTIPTVIGMVMLALYRISMGGDGATMGVAVVIVTGTIGLIWRQVRKDNLIRLSLGELYLFGLLVHIGMMACTILLPDATRMSTIAKIGIPVLLIYPVGEMLLGWMLIAGEKHNLTLKALAEREKSFRGLFDTVDEAIFVQNCGGEFLDVNRGASKMYGYPREELIGKKLDFLSAPEQNDLALLKEKLSKTFEGEPQELEFWGLRSNGDVFPKLLKFYKGTFYDQDAVIGLAQDLTERKKAEMELIEAKEKAEEANKLKSNFLANMSHELRTPMIGIIGYSEMMMEPEFSEESRHIGSIIFNSATRLMQTLNLILDLSRIESGKTELNYTVLDITGLVQEVVRRYEAAARNKGLRIGVKTDHSDLMCRVDARLFDQILSNLVDNAIKFTHKGEVEIFAGEEESESQKWLTVQVRDTGIGISEKDQTLIWEEFRQASEGWGRGYEGSGLGLSLTKKFIKIMGGTVSVSSRLGFGSIFTFKLPVDKAIGETILTEKDDIVNSSKKGVSVVAMREKENIIIIDDDEVTIDVSRAFLRDNYNVDSAGTIQEALEMIKKNRYSLILLDINLGKGVTGFQVLDELKKMPDYKDVPVIAVTAYAMVGDREIFLKAGCNDYISKPFTRQTLIAACDKATGNLSL